The Ichthyobacterium seriolicida sequence TGGACACCAAAATATCAGACTATAAGCCAGTATAATCTTAGTATATTTCTTCAAGCAAAAAAAATATTATATTCTCTATGTCTTTGTGAGAAAGTGTAGCATAAACATATTGATAAACTATTTGTATAATTACTATGAAAACAATAAAGGCTGGTATTATATAGAAGCTAACTTTATACAAAGTCTGACCTTTGATGAATTCACTAAAGAGGGAGATACTAGAGGTCATTATATCCCCCTGAGCAAAGACACTAGAAAGAAGTCGAATAAATTCGCTCGTATTGAAGCTATTAGTCCTTTGTTTGAGCAAAGGGCAGGTCCTTATAGATAAAGATAAAGAACACTACGGCGATATGAATATTTTTATTGAACAGCTGTTGTCTTTTGGACAAGGCGCAATGGCGCATGATGACGCTCCATATGCACTAGAGGGGGCTATAATATTATCAGCTCCTTTGTGAGAAGGTGTAGCGTAAAGTCAATGTTTCGAAACTATTACAAAAGTAGACAAGGCCTAAACATATAAATATTGTATTTAACAAAAGAGTAGACAAAGGCAACCCGCTATGTGGTTAATTATCTCGTTACTGTGTATCTACTTTTTTCAACCCTATGAAAAAAACTTTTTTTGAAAAAAAAGATATTCTTTTTTCTTTCCCTTTCCTTCTACTTTCATAACTAGCCGACTATCAGTAGATTAACTAGTTAAATAGTGCCCGAGATAGGATTTGAACCTATGACCTACAAATTAGGAATCTGTTGCTCTATCCAGCTGAGCTACTCAGGCGTATTCATAATATGAATGCACAAATGTAATAAATACATGTTATTTTTTTTAGTTTACAAATATTGAGATAGTGTCTTTTGTTTTATACGAATATTTCTAACAATTCTGCGTATTGTGCATTTAACTCAACCTTTTTTAGAGATGAAGGGATTAATATAGTCTCACCCATAGATATTTTATTTACAGAATTATAAGTGCTGATAGTTACACTCCCCCGAACACATAAAAAAATTACAAAAGAATCTAAATCAGTGTAATCTCTCTTTAAACTCCCCTTTATAATTAGCAATCTACTTGTGAAGTAATCACAACAAACCAAAGCGTTTTCTGTATCCCTATTGTATAACCTTTTATATGTGTCTTGCGAATTAAAATCTATTGCTCTGAGCGCCAATTGGGTATGAAGTTCTCTAGTATGTCCATTTTCATCTAATCTGTCAAAGTCAAATATCCTATATGTTATATCTGAAGATTGCTGTATTTCAGCTATGAGAATGCCCTTGCCTATGGCGTGCACTGTCCCTGGGGGAATAAAATACACTTCTCCTTCCTCTATTTTTTGCCTATTTAGCATCTGTAGTAAAGTGTTTTCTTTTAGATGATTTACATATTCTTTTTTGGAATAACTCTTGTTAAAACCTACTACTATTTCCGAGTCGTCATCTGCTTGCATGACATACCACATCTCATTTTTTC is a genomic window containing:
- a CDS encoding type I phosphomannose isomerase catalytic subunit gives rise to the protein MELYPLKFKPILKHRIWGGNKLKTLFGKETFRNHNIGESWELSGLEDSPSEVINGPLKGNTITQITTKYKDKLLGKRVYEKIGNKFPLLVKLIDAEKDLSIQVHPDNALAQELHNSFGKNEMWYVMQADDDSEIVVGFNKSYSKKEYVNHLKENTLLQMLNRQKIEEGEVYFIPPGTVHAIGKGILIAEIQQSSDITYRIFDFDRLDENGHTRELHTQLALRAIDFNSQDTYKRLYNRDTENALVCCDYFTSRLLIIKGSLKRDYTDLDSFVIFLCVRGSVTISTYNSVNKISMGETILIPSSLKKVELNAQYAELLEIFV